AAATAATTTGAGTTTTAAAAAATATATAAAATTTAAAGTTTGATGTATTCGATGTAAGATTATAAAAGAGACGGATGCACCGTCTCTTGATTTTTAAGATATAAAAATATTTATGAAATTATAGTTTATCTGCGTTATGTGCTAGATAGTCAGCTACTCCAGCCGTATCAGCTTTCATACCCTTATCACCCCTATTCCATCCTGCTGGGCAAACCTCGCCATGCTCGTTTGTAAATATCATAGTATCAACCATTCTTATCATCTCGTCTATATTTCTTCCAAGAGGCAGGTCATTTACTACTGCATGGCGAACCGTGCCGTCTTTATCCAATAAGAAAGATCCGCGCAGTGCAACACCGGCCTCATCAATTAACACGTCAAATCCGCGTGCAATCTCTTTTGTCATATCAGCTACTATAGGGAAGCGAACTTGACCTATTCCGCCTTTGCTTACTGGAGTCTCTTTCCATGCAAAATGGGAGAATTGATTATCGCAAGATACAGCTATAACCTCTATACCACGAGACTTAAACTCATCATATCTCTTATCAAATGCTATTATCTCACTTGGGCAAACAAAGGTAAAATCCATTGGATAGAAAAATACTACAGCGCCTTTTTCGCCAATATTTTTATATAGGTTGAAATCGTTTACGATTTGATTATTACCTAAAACTGCCGCAGCTGTAAAATCAGGTGCTTTTTTTGTTACTATCATTAATGTCTCCTTAATAAATAATTTTTATTATTAGCGAAATTATATCGTCTAAAGTTTAATAATAGATAAATTTGTAAAAATACAAATTTAAATCCAAAAAATAAAATTTATTTTTTTATATCAAATTTAAAAATATTTTGATATTGTTACGAAAATTTTAATTTAAGGAGAAAAAATGTCAGTAAAAATTACAGATATTTGTATCAGTTGCGGATCGTGCATAGACGAATGTCCAGTAGAAGCCATAGTAGATGATAGCGATAATCCAACAGGAGAAGATATATACTATGTATATGCAGATAAATGCGTAGAGTGCGTAGGACATAATGATGAGCCGGCCTGTGCATCAGCCTGTCCAACCGACGGCTGTATCGTATGGGATATGCCTTACGAAGGCCAGCCGTCACGCAGTGAGATTAGTGCAGACATGAGAAAGGGCGAAACT
This Campylobacter sp. RM16192 DNA region includes the following protein-coding sequences:
- a CDS encoding peroxiredoxin, producing the protein MIVTKKAPDFTAAAVLGNNQIVNDFNLYKNIGEKGAVVFFYPMDFTFVCPSEIIAFDKRYDEFKSRGIEVIAVSCDNQFSHFAWKETPVSKGGIGQVRFPIVADMTKEIARGFDVLIDEAGVALRGSFLLDKDGTVRHAVVNDLPLGRNIDEMIRMVDTMIFTNEHGEVCPAGWNRGDKGMKADTAGVADYLAHNADKL
- a CDS encoding DUF362 domain-containing protein; the protein is MSVKITDICISCGSCIDECPVEAIVDDSDNPTGEDIYYVYADKCVECVGHNDEPACASACPTDGCIVWDMPYEGQPSRSEISADMRKGETAVIA